The Mauremys mutica isolate MM-2020 ecotype Southern chromosome 1, ASM2049712v1, whole genome shotgun sequence genome has a segment encoding these proteins:
- the LOC123362083 gene encoding histone H2B 8: protein MPEPAKSAPAPKKGSKKAVTKTQKKGDKKRRKTRKESYSIYVYKVLKQVHPDTGISSKAMGIMNSFVNDIFERIAGEASRLAHYNKRSTITSREIQTAVRLLLPGELAKHAVSEGTKAVTKYTSSK from the coding sequence ATGCCTGAGCCAGCAAAATCTGCTCCCGCTCCCAAGAAGGGCTCTAAAAAAGCTGTGACTAAGACTCAGAAGAAGGGAGATAAAAAGCGCAGAAAGACTAGGAAGGAGAGTTATTCCATCTACGTGTACAAAGTGCTGAAACAAGTTCACCCGGACACCGGTATCTCCTCTAAGGCCATGGGGATCATGAACTCCTTTGTGAACGACATCTTCGAGCGCATCGCTGGGGAAGCGTCTCGCCTGGCTCATTACAACAAGCGTTCAACCATCACTTCCAGGGAGATCCAGACCGCTGTGCGCCTGCTTCTGCCGGGGGAGTTGGCCAAACACGCTGTGTCTGAGGGCACCAAGGCCGTCACCAAGTACACCAGCTCCAAGTAA
- the LOC123362082 gene encoding histone H1-like — MSETAPAVAVTAAAAAAPVPVSKAPAKKPKKAAESSKARKAAGPSVTELITKAVAASKERKGVSLAALKKSLAAGGYDVEKNNSRIKLGLKSLVNKGTLVHTKGIGASGSFKLSKKPGETKEKAPKKPAAKPKKPAAKKPASAAKKPKKAAVAKKSPRKAKKPAAAAKKTAKSPKKVKAAKPKKAAKSPAKAKAVKPKAVKVKPTKPKTVKAKRAAPKKK, encoded by the coding sequence ATGTCCGAAACTGCGCCTGCTGTTGCAGTGAcagcggctgctgctgcagctcctgttcCAGTTTCAAAGGCTCCAGCTAAAAAGCCGAAGAAGGCGGCAGAAAGCTCCAAAGCCCGGAAGGCTGCGGGTCCCAGCGTGACCGAGCTGATCACCAAGGCGGTGGCCGCTTCCAAGGAGCGCAAGGGGGTCTCGCTGGCAGCTCTTAAGAAGTCTCTGGCCGCGGGAGGGTACGATGTGGAGAAGAACAACAGCCGCATCAAGCTGGGGCTCAAAAGTCTGGTGAACAAGGGCACCTTGGTTCATACTAAGGGTATCGGCGCCTCGGGCTCCTTTAAACTCAGCAAGAAGCCTGGTGAGACCAAGGAAAAGGCTCCCAAGAAGCCAGCGGCAAAGCCTAAGAAACCAGCTGCCAAGAAGCCCGCCAGCGCCGCCAAGAAACCCAAAAAGGCTGCGGTGGCGAAAAAGAGTCCGAGAAAAGCCAAGAAACCAGCTGCAGCGGCCAAAAAAACGGCCAAGAGCCCGAAAAAGGTTAAagcggccaagcctaagaaggcaGCTAAGAGCCCGGCTAAGGCCAAAGCGGTGAAGCCCAAGGCGGTCAAGGTCAAGCCGACGAAACCCAAAACAGTGAAGGCGAAGAGGGCCGCGCCTAAGAAGAAGTGA